GGTCGGCCATCGCCGGGTGGGCGAACAGCAGGTAGGCGACGCGGTGCAGGGCGACGACGGTCTTGCCGGTGCCGGGACCGCCCTGGACGATCAGCGGGCCGGTCGCCTCAGCCCGGATGATGTCGTCCTGTTCGCGTTGCAGCGTGGCGATCGCCGTCGACATGCGGCCGGTGCGCCGTTGGTCCAGGGCGGCCAGCAGGGCGCCTTCACCGACGAGTTCGGCGTTCGTGCTGCCGTCCAGTGGCTCGTCGTCCACGCCGACGACGGTCGATCCCGTCGTGCGAATGTGCCGGCGCCGGGCCTGACCCTGCGGATCGACAGCCGTCGCGGTATAGAACGGCCGGGCGGCGGGAGCACGCCAGTCCAGCAGCAGCGGCTCGCGCTCCTCGTGGTCGTCGCGGAGACCGACCCGGCCGATGTGTCGCACGGTGCCGTCGACGCCGTCGAGGCGGCCGAAGACCAGCCCGTCCCGTGCTCGCCCCAGCTCCTCGTACTGCTGGCGGAGCAGGCGTCGTCGCGCCCGTTCCACCGTGTCCTGGGTGTCTGCCGAGAGCTCGGCCCGGAGATGGTCGGCACGTCTGTCGCGCCGGGCCGTGGCCAGGTCGAGAAATTCCTGTTCCTCGGCGACCGCGGACCGGCGCGCGACGCCCGCTGCGGTAAAGGTCGGCGGTTCGCCGTTCGGTGCTGTTTCGCTGGCGCCGGCAGCGCCGTTGTTCAGGGCATGATCCTGGCGCATTCGCAAATCCCCGTATTGGTGCTTTCCCCCGGCCCTGATGAGCCGCTGGTATTCCGGCGGGAAGCATAGAGCTGGTTTTTCCTGATCGGCCAGCAATTCCTTCGGCGGAGATGGGAATCTCGATGTCTTGCCGTCCGGTGTCCCTTGTGGCCTCGGCCGGGCCGGTCGCCGCGACAGACGCGATCGGCCCCGGCGAACCGCCGGGGCCGGTCGCGGGCGTCGGGTCAGCAGGCGTACGCCTCCAGCCGCTGCGCCCGCTCCGGGGCGCGCAGCTTCAGCAGGGTGACCTTCTCGATCTGCCGGATCCGCTCCCGGGACAGGCCGAACTCGCGGCCCACCTCGTCCAGGGTGCGCTGCCGGCCGTCGTCCAGGCCGAACCGGAGCCGGATCACCGCCTGCTCCCGCTGGGAGAGGGTGGCCAGCACGATCCGTACCTCGTTGCGCAGTTCGCCGTCGGCGGCGGTCTCGTCCGGCGTGGCCGACGGGTCCACCGCCGCGACGAAGTCGCCGAGCGCGCTCTCGCCGTCCTCGCCGACGGTCTGGTCCAGGCTGACCGGCTCCCGGTCGTACGAGATCAGCTCGATCACCTGGAACTCGGGGACGTCCAGCGCCGTGGCCACCTCGGCGACGGTGGGCTCCCGGCCCAGCGTGACCGACAGTTCGCGGCGGGCCCGGACCATCCGGTTGACCTGCTCGACCATGTGCACCGGGATGCGGATGGTGCGGGCCTGGTCGGCCATGGCGCGGGTGATGGCCTGGCGGATCCACCAGGTGGCGTAGGTGGAGAACTTGTAGCCCTTGGTGTAGTCGAACTTCTCGACGGCACGGATGAGGCCGAGGTTGCCTTCCTGGATCAGGTCGAGGAAGGCCATCCCGCGCCCGGTGTACCGCTTGGCGATGCTGACCACCAGCCGCAGGTTCGCCTCCAGCAGGTGGTCCTTGGCGGCGCGGCCCTCGGCCACGATCAGCGCCAGGTCGGCGCGCAGCTCGGCGGAGACCGGGGTGCAGGTGGAGAGCTTCTCCTCGGCGAAGAGCCCGGCCTCGATCCGCTTGCTGAGTTCGACCTCCTGCGCGGCGGTGAGCAGCTTGGTGCGGCCGATCCCGTTCAGGTAGGCCCGCACCAGGTCGGTGGAGACGCCGCGCTCGTCGGTGGCGTCCAGGTCGGCCAGGGGGGCGTCGAGTTCCGTCGAAGTGTCGGTGCCGACCTCGGCGTCGATGGTGGCAGCCGGGCGGGTCTGGTGCTCGATCATCTGCAGGACCATCTCTGTTCTCCCCGTGTCCTTCGTGCCGCGTACCGGGTTCCGTGCCGCGTGCCGGCGCGGTGGTGCCGGTGAGGAACAGCTTGGCGGTCGGGGCGTGAAACGGGAGTGAGGCGATCGGGGAACCGACACGAATCCCAGGGGAAACCCTGGTACGGGTTGTCCCGCCCGGTTACCGTGCCAGCGGCCGGCCATCCGGACCGGCCGGACAGGTGATCGGAGGACGTGTGGTCTTCAAGCGGCTCATGCAGGCGATGGGTGTGGGCGGTCCGTCGGTGGAGACGGTGCTGGCGAACCCGAACTGCCGTCCCGGCGGATACCTGGAGGGCCGGATCCAGGTGGCCGGCGGTGACCACCCGGTGGACGTCTCGTACGTGGCCCTCGGCCTGGTCACCCGGGTCGAGGTGGAGAGCGGCGACTCGGAGTACGACACCAACCAGGAGTTCGGCCGCCGGCAGATGACCGGCGCGTTCCGGCTGGACCCGGGGCAGCGGCACGACATCCCGTTCCGCTTCGACGTGCCGTGGGAGACGCCGCTGACCGACCTGTACGGCCAGCACCTGCACGGCATGACGATGGGGCTGCGGACCGAGCTGGAGGTGGCCCGGGCGGTCGACTCCGGTGACCTGGACCCGGTGGCGGTGCATCCGCTGCCGGCCCAGGAGCGGCTGCTGGAGGCGTTGCTGCGGCTGGGCTTCCGGTTCGCGCGGGCCGACGTGGAGCGCGGGCACATCTACGGCGTACGGCAGCACCTGCCGTTCTACCAGGAGATCGAGTTCCACCCGGCGCCGCAGTACGCCCGCGCGATCAACCAGCTGGAGGTCACCTTCGTGACCGACCCGCAGCAGGTGCAGGTGGTGCTGGAGATCGACAAGCGGGGCGGTGTCTTCACCGAGGGCCGCGACGCCTTCGGCCGCTTCACCGTCGACCACGCCACCGCCGACCGCACCGACTGGGCCGCCCAACTGGACGCCTGGCTCCGCCAGTCGATCCAACGCCGAGGCCTCTTCTTCTGACCCCCACCCGCCCTCAGCCCCTGGTGATCATGAGGTTGGCGGCGATGTCGATCTCAATCGGTGCCGCCAACCTCATGATCAACGCGGTTTCAGTAGCGGGGTGGGGGAGAGGGGTGGGGGTTAGAGGTCCAGGAGGAGGGTGCGGGGGCCGGTGTTGGTGCTCTCGACGAGCATGTGGGTGCGGAAGCGGCCGGTTTCCACCTTGGCACCGCGGGCACGGAGTTGGTCCACCACGGCGGTGACCAGGGGTTCGGCCTGTTCGGCGGGGGCGGCGGCGGTCCAGCTGGGCCGCCGGCCCTTGCGGGCGTCGCCGTAGAGGGTGAACTGGCTGACCACCAGGATCGGGGCGCCGGTGTCGGCCGCGCTCCGCTCCTCGTCGAGGATGCGCAGCTCGTGGATCTTGCGGGCCATGGTGGCCGCCACCTGCGGCGTGTCCGCGTGGGTGACCCCGAGCAGCACCAGCAGGCCGTCGGCGATCTCGCCGACCACCTCGCCGTCGACGGTCACCCTGGCCCGGCTCACCGTCTGCACCACGGCGCGCATCAGGCCACCTCGCCGTCGACGGTCAGGCCGGCCCGGTTCACCGTCCGCACCGGCGCGCGCATCGGGCCGTCACCTCCGCCCGGGTACCGGGCCGGCGCAGGTGCTACCGCCCCCGTCGCCGCCGGCATCAGTCCTCCACCGGTTCGATGATGCCGCGCTCGACCAGGTGCGCCACGATCGGGCCGGCCGCCTCGGCCAGCTCGTCGGGGGCCACGTCGTGGGCGGCGGCGAGCAGGGCGAGCTGGTCGCGCAGGGCCAGCCGGCCGTCCGCGCCGCCGACCAGGGCGAGCACCAACGGGTCGACCTCCTCCGACCAGCGCAGCCCGTGCGGCATGGCGAGCACCTGCCGGTCCACCGCCCAGCCCTCGTCGCCCATGGTGGCCTCCTGCCGCAGCTGGAGCCCCTCGGCGGCCCGGTAGCGCGCGGCGAGCAGCGCGTCGGTGTCACGTACCCGGAGCCAGTCCCGGCGGTCGAACCAGGCGGCGATCCGGTCGCCCATCGGCGGTTCCACCCGCTGCCGCAGGTCCTCCACCCGGACGATCGGCTCGGCGTGGCCGGAGCGGCGCAGCGAGACGATGCCGAACCCGATCGCCTCCACCTTGTGCGCGTCGAACCAGTCCAGCCAGGCCGCCATCCGCTGCGGGTCGTGGGCGTGGCCGACGTCGGTGAGCCAGAGGTTCACGTACGCCATCGGGTCGGCCACCTCGCGCTGGACCACCCAGGCGTCCAGCCCGGTGCCGGCGAACCAGCCGGCCACCCGCTCGCCCCAGTCCTCGCCGGTGACGTGCACCCAGTTGGCCAGGTACTGCATGGTGCCGCCCTCGGTGAGCAGGTGCGGGGCGGCGGCGGCCAGCTCGGCGCCGATCGCGTCGCCGACCCGGCCGGAGTCCCGGTAGACGTGCGTGGTGGTGCCGGGACCGACCACGAACGGCGGGTTGCTGACCACCAGGTCGAAGCGGCGGCCGGCGACCGGGGCGACCAGGTCACCGCGGAGCAGCTCCCAGTCCTGGCCGTTGAGGGCGGCGGTGGTGGCGGCGAAGCGCAGCGCCCGCTCGGAGACGTCGGTGGCGGTGACCCGGCGGGCGTGGGTGGACAGGTGCAGCGCCTGCACGCCGGAGCCGGTGCCGAGGTCCAGCGCGGTCCCCACCGGGCGGCGGACGGTCGCGCCGATCAGCGTCTGGGTGGCCCCACCGATGCCGAGCACGTGCTCGCTGTGCAGGGGCCGGCCGGGTCGGGCGCTGGCCGGCACGTCGGCGAGCACCCACCAGTCGTCCCCGTACGGCTCCAGGTCGACGCCGGCCCGCAGGCCGTCGCCGTGCCGCTCGACGATCCCGCCGGCCAGGGCCTCCTCGATCGACAGCGGGGCGAGCGCGGCGGCCACCACGGCCTCCGGCTCGGTCTGGTCGCAGATGAAGACCCGGATCAGCGTGGCGAGGGGGTCCCGGTCCTCGGTGGCCCGCAGCGCGGCCCGGAAGTCGTTGCGGGCCGCCCCGCCGGTCGCCTGCGGGCCCAGCCGG
The Micromonospora sp. R77 DNA segment above includes these coding regions:
- the dtd gene encoding D-aminoacyl-tRNA deacylase; the protein is MRAVVQTVSRARVTVDGEVVGEIADGLLVLLGVTHADTPQVAATMARKIHELRILDEERSAADTGAPILVVSQFTLYGDARKGRRPSWTAAAPAEQAEPLVTAVVDQLRARGAKVETGRFRTHMLVESTNTGPRTLLLDL
- a CDS encoding sporulation protein, which gives rise to MVFKRLMQAMGVGGPSVETVLANPNCRPGGYLEGRIQVAGGDHPVDVSYVALGLVTRVEVESGDSEYDTNQEFGRRQMTGAFRLDPGQRHDIPFRFDVPWETPLTDLYGQHLHGMTMGLRTELEVARAVDSGDLDPVAVHPLPAQERLLEALLRLGFRFARADVERGHIYGVRQHLPFYQEIEFHPAPQYARAINQLEVTFVTDPQQVQVVLEIDKRGGVFTEGRDAFGRFTVDHATADRTDWAAQLDAWLRQSIQRRGLFF
- a CDS encoding methyltransferase; this encodes MLLSPAGVEALRTALTRAEFTSNGIANRLGPQATGGAARNDFRAALRATEDRDPLATLIRVFICDQTEPEAVVAAALAPLSIEEALAGGIVERHGDGLRAGVDLEPYGDDWWVLADVPASARPGRPLHSEHVLGIGGATQTLIGATVRRPVGTALDLGTGSGVQALHLSTHARRVTATDVSERALRFAATTAALNGQDWELLRGDLVAPVAGRRFDLVVSNPPFVVGPGTTTHVYRDSGRVGDAIGAELAAAAPHLLTEGGTMQYLANWVHVTGEDWGERVAGWFAGTGLDAWVVQREVADPMAYVNLWLTDVGHAHDPQRMAAWLDWFDAHKVEAIGFGIVSLRRSGHAEPIVRVEDLRQRVEPPMGDRIAAWFDRRDWLRVRDTDALLAARYRAAEGLQLRQEATMGDEGWAVDRQVLAMPHGLRWSEEVDPLVLALVGGADGRLALRDQLALLAAAHDVAPDELAEAAGPIVAHLVERGIIEPVED
- the sigB gene encoding RNA polymerase sigma factor SigB, yielding MVLQMIEHQTRPAATIDAEVGTDTSTELDAPLADLDATDERGVSTDLVRAYLNGIGRTKLLTAAQEVELSKRIEAGLFAEEKLSTCTPVSAELRADLALIVAEGRAAKDHLLEANLRLVVSIAKRYTGRGMAFLDLIQEGNLGLIRAVEKFDYTKGYKFSTYATWWIRQAITRAMADQARTIRIPVHMVEQVNRMVRARRELSVTLGREPTVAEVATALDVPEFQVIELISYDREPVSLDQTVGEDGESALGDFVAAVDPSATPDETAADGELRNEVRIVLATLSQREQAVIRLRFGLDDGRQRTLDEVGREFGLSRERIRQIEKVTLLKLRAPERAQRLEAYAC